From the Deinococcus radiophilus genome, one window contains:
- the dnaB gene encoding replicative DNA helicase codes for MELSPRVAPHSNDAEISVLGSVLLDNDVLSALGDTVSAEMFYREGHRKIFRAMQKLQERGEPVDLVTLSEDLRAGGQLDEVGGLTYLIGLSDQVPTAAYAEHYARIVSEKHTLRQLIGAAGKVMQLAYDGAQPLEDLLDGAEKAIFSVAEQKQKGGDFEVMSDVVHDTFEYITLLHQNRGMPDGVGSGFHDLDETLSGFQKGSLNVLAARPSMGKCVSADTLIDDPRTGERLTVEAFVQQQRPEVLSVSETGQLRRTRVGAWIDSGVKPVARVTTRLGRQVETTLHHPFLGADGWTPLYDLKVGDRVAVPRRVPVFGAGQLSRERVRLLAYLIAEGGLTQSSPRWTNADPELVADFRACLRAEFPELEMHQDARTGIDFRLSRRWQPGEEKARPNPLTEWLRELGLWGQLAEHKRFPALVWTLPEAALAEFLRVLLSCDGTLYALAGRARIEFTVASERLAQDVQHALTRLGIVSKLWCKTPRSWRVEITEPRSLTQYEQAVGWLGEKSRRAIPVSDGNRSNVGHLPVGVWSHVRQRAGERGLSLRALALAAGEPAPAGYNPHTSRGLPQRRAAGYAAVLDDPHLAMLSSDDLYWDEIVGIEPLGEKQVYDLTVPGDANFVAADFCLHNTAFALSIAQNIGLRGEKTVAIFSLEMPSVHLVLRMLCSEARVDMNRIRNGQLGERDFERLAHAAGRLAEAPIVIDDQPDLTLNTLRSKLRRIAAQRGQLGMVVIDYLQLMSGSRGGGSENRQQEISTISRGLKGLAREMDVPIIVLSQLSRAVESRPNHRPMLSDLRESGAIEQDADIVMFIYRDEYYNKETDQQGIAEIIVGKNRNGPVGTVKLQFHSAHVRFNDLAGEGAV; via the coding sequence ATGGAACTAAGCCCCCGCGTCGCGCCCCATTCCAATGACGCCGAAATCAGTGTGCTGGGCAGTGTCTTGCTGGACAACGATGTCCTGAGCGCGCTGGGCGATACCGTCTCGGCGGAGATGTTTTACCGCGAGGGCCACCGCAAGATTTTCCGGGCCATGCAAAAGCTGCAAGAGCGCGGCGAGCCGGTGGATCTGGTGACGCTCAGCGAGGACCTGCGCGCTGGCGGGCAGCTGGACGAGGTGGGCGGCCTGACCTACCTGATTGGCCTCTCGGACCAGGTGCCGACCGCTGCCTATGCCGAGCACTACGCCCGGATCGTCAGCGAAAAGCATACCCTGCGCCAGTTGATCGGCGCTGCAGGTAAGGTCATGCAACTGGCCTATGACGGCGCACAGCCGCTGGAGGACCTGCTGGACGGGGCCGAAAAGGCCATCTTCAGTGTGGCCGAGCAGAAGCAAAAAGGCGGCGACTTCGAGGTGATGAGTGACGTGGTGCACGACACCTTCGAGTACATCACCCTGCTTCACCAGAACCGGGGCATGCCCGACGGCGTCGGCTCCGGCTTTCATGACCTCGACGAGACGCTCTCAGGGTTCCAGAAAGGCAGCCTGAATGTGCTGGCGGCGCGGCCAAGTATGGGCAAATGTGTCAGTGCGGACACGCTGATCGACGACCCCCGTACAGGCGAGCGCCTCACCGTAGAGGCGTTCGTGCAGCAGCAGCGCCCCGAAGTGCTGAGTGTCAGCGAGACGGGGCAGCTGCGGCGGACCAGGGTGGGAGCCTGGATCGACAGCGGCGTCAAACCCGTGGCCCGCGTCACCACTCGACTGGGGCGCCAGGTTGAAACGACCCTGCACCATCCGTTTTTGGGGGCAGACGGCTGGACACCGCTGTATGACCTGAAGGTGGGTGACCGGGTGGCCGTGCCTCGCCGCGTGCCTGTCTTCGGCGCTGGGCAGCTGAGCCGCGAACGGGTGCGGTTGCTGGCCTATCTGATCGCTGAGGGCGGCTTGACCCAGAGTAGTCCCCGCTGGACCAATGCTGACCCTGAGTTGGTGGCCGATTTCCGCGCCTGTCTGCGCGCCGAGTTTCCAGAGCTGGAGATGCACCAAGATGCCCGCACAGGCATTGATTTCCGGCTTAGCCGACGCTGGCAGCCGGGTGAGGAAAAGGCGCGGCCTAACCCCCTGACCGAGTGGCTGCGTGAACTGGGACTGTGGGGTCAACTCGCCGAACACAAGCGCTTCCCGGCCCTCGTCTGGACGCTCCCCGAAGCCGCACTGGCTGAATTTTTGCGGGTGTTGCTGAGCTGCGACGGCACACTGTACGCTCTGGCTGGGCGGGCGCGGATTGAGTTCACCGTGGCCAGCGAGAGGCTGGCGCAGGACGTGCAACATGCCCTGACCCGTCTGGGAATCGTCAGCAAGCTGTGGTGCAAGACGCCACGTTCCTGGCGGGTGGAGATCACCGAGCCGCGCAGTCTGACGCAGTATGAGCAGGCGGTGGGCTGGCTGGGTGAAAAGTCCCGGCGGGCCATTCCGGTCAGCGACGGGAACCGCAGCAATGTCGGTCACCTGCCCGTGGGGGTGTGGTCACATGTCCGCCAGCGGGCTGGCGAGCGGGGCCTGAGCCTGCGTGCCTTGGCGCTGGCTGCTGGGGAACCTGCCCCAGCGGGTTACAATCCACACACCTCCCGTGGGCTGCCTCAGCGCCGCGCCGCCGGTTATGCGGCGGTTCTGGATGATCCACATCTGGCCATGCTGAGCAGCGATGATCTGTACTGGGATGAGATTGTCGGCATTGAGCCGCTCGGCGAAAAGCAAGTGTATGACCTGACCGTTCCTGGAGACGCCAACTTTGTGGCGGCGGATTTCTGCCTGCACAACACCGCCTTCGCCCTCTCGATCGCCCAGAACATCGGTCTGCGCGGTGAAAAGACCGTGGCGATCTTCAGCCTGGAAATGCCCAGTGTCCATCTGGTGCTGCGGATGCTGTGCAGCGAGGCGCGGGTGGATATGAACCGCATCCGCAACGGGCAGCTGGGTGAGCGCGACTTCGAGCGGCTGGCTCACGCCGCCGGCCGACTGGCCGAAGCGCCCATCGTGATTGACGATCAGCCGGACCTGACGCTCAATACCCTGCGCTCCAAACTGCGCCGCATTGCCGCGCAGCGGGGACAGCTGGGCATGGTGGTCATTGACTACCTGCAGCTGATGTCCGGCAGCCGGGGCGGTGGCAGCGAGAACCGCCAGCAGGAGATCAGCACCATTTCGCGTGGTCTGAAGGGCCTGGCGCGTGAAATGGATGTGCCGATCATCGTGCTTTCGCAGCTGTCACGCGCGGTCGAGTCGCGGCCCAACCACAGACCCATGCTCTCGGACCTGCGTGAATCGGGCGCGATTGAGCAAGACGCCGACATCGTGATGTTTATCTACCGCGACGAGTATTACAACAAAGAAACTGACCAGCAAGGCATTGCTGAGATCATCGTAGGCAAAAACCGCAACGGTCCGGTAGGCACGGTCAAGCTGCAATTTCACAGCGCCCATGTGCGTTTTAACGATCTGGCCGGAGAAGGAGCCGTATGA
- a CDS encoding type II secretion system protein, producing MKNNTAGFTLIELLIVIAIIGILAAVLIPQLLGARETAQERAIQAHSANVYKAVTAAMASNISLTPTAIATAHSDCTAAVASVSSTAYGWKAAPAGVDTCTVAANGAADFTVTVADSALGYTSVNGQPN from the coding sequence ATGAAAAACAACACTGCTGGTTTCACCCTGATTGAACTGCTGATCGTCATCGCCATCATTGGCATCCTGGCCGCCGTGCTGATCCCCCAGTTGCTGGGTGCCCGTGAAACTGCCCAGGAGCGTGCCATCCAGGCCCACAGCGCCAACGTGTACAAAGCCGTGACCGCTGCTATGGCCAGCAATATTAGCCTGACCCCCACGGCTATCGCAACGGCTCACAGTGACTGCACGGCTGCCGTTGCCAGTGTGAGCAGCACTGCCTACGGCTGGAAAGCTGCTCCCGCGGGGGTTGATACCTGCACTGTGGCCGCCAACGGCGCAGCGGACTTTACGGTGACCGTAGCAGATAGCGCTCTCGGCTACACCAGCGTCAACGGCCAGCCTAACTAA